Proteins encoded together in one Psychrobacter sp. 28M-43 window:
- a CDS encoding sigma-54-dependent transcriptional regulator has product MTTTALVVDDEVDLCRLMQITLTKMGIKSDVAYTLSQARTFWQDNDYDFCLTDLKLPDGSGLELVKEISNSSNIPIAVITAHGSMDLAIEALKLGAFDFVNKPLELPRLRQLVENALKVIHQDNEVQAAPECSPEQKMLDSRLIGNSAVMHPLKNTILKLARSQAPVFLSGASGTGKEVVARLIHDLSPRRDGSFVPVNCGAIPSELMESEFFGHKKGSFTGAVADKQGLFQQANGGTLFLDEVADLPLAMQVKLLRAIQEKTVRAIGDTKEVPVDIRILSATHKDLSQLVQDGAFRQDLYYRINVIELKLPTLNARRDDIPVLADHFLAMIADDWQLESPPSLTMEACERLQRHDFAGNVRELRNLLERAVTLADTSYIDVSHLGLPDIEPELVNTQEQSHSSAIDSSELPARDVENQIDVQSKKNSEQAIQSSNMATPVEQRAINLHPYRTNTNHYPSMVQHSSTSNDNSSTNVASTHDKESLLDSTAQQETSKDTSGLPELFGGQLPPQGLEHYLQEQEKQLIITALKQTGWNKTQAAELLGTTFRSLRYRMKKLEISEDAFD; this is encoded by the coding sequence ATGACAACAACCGCGCTAGTCGTCGATGATGAAGTAGATTTATGTCGATTGATGCAAATTACCCTAACTAAAATGGGTATCAAAAGTGATGTGGCTTATACATTGTCGCAAGCAAGAACGTTTTGGCAAGACAATGACTACGATTTTTGTCTGACGGATTTAAAACTACCAGATGGCTCTGGACTGGAGCTGGTAAAAGAAATTAGCAATAGCTCTAATATTCCAATAGCAGTGATCACGGCTCATGGCAGTATGGATTTAGCTATTGAAGCATTAAAGCTTGGTGCCTTCGATTTTGTCAATAAACCGCTAGAACTACCACGTTTACGCCAACTGGTAGAAAATGCCCTAAAAGTTATTCATCAAGATAACGAAGTACAGGCCGCACCGGAATGCTCTCCTGAACAAAAAATGCTAGATAGTAGGTTGATTGGTAATTCTGCTGTCATGCATCCCCTTAAAAACACTATTTTAAAACTAGCACGCTCACAGGCACCTGTATTTTTATCGGGCGCTTCTGGCACAGGTAAAGAAGTGGTCGCCAGATTGATCCACGATTTAAGTCCACGGCGTGATGGCAGCTTTGTACCAGTGAACTGCGGTGCGATACCATCAGAGTTAATGGAGTCGGAGTTTTTTGGTCATAAAAAGGGTAGCTTTACAGGGGCTGTCGCTGATAAACAAGGGCTATTCCAGCAAGCCAATGGCGGCACGTTATTTTTAGATGAAGTAGCAGATTTACCTTTAGCCATGCAGGTTAAATTGTTACGTGCCATTCAAGAAAAAACAGTAAGGGCAATCGGTGATACAAAAGAAGTTCCAGTAGACATCCGCATTTTGTCTGCCACTCACAAAGACCTGAGCCAATTGGTACAAGATGGTGCATTTCGACAAGATTTATATTATCGCATCAATGTCATTGAGCTAAAGCTTCCAACACTTAATGCACGCCGTGATGATATTCCTGTATTAGCAGACCACTTTTTGGCGATGATTGCTGATGACTGGCAATTAGAGTCACCGCCGTCATTGACGATGGAAGCCTGCGAACGCTTACAACGCCACGATTTTGCGGGTAATGTCCGTGAACTACGTAACTTACTGGAGCGTGCAGTTACGTTAGCTGATACCTCCTACATTGACGTTAGTCATTTAGGTCTTCCTGACATTGAACCTGAGCTTGTAAATACACAAGAGCAAAGTCATAGCTCAGCTATCGATAGCTCTGAGCTACCTGCTCGTGACGTAGAAAATCAAATAGACGTTCAATCTAAGAAGAACAGTGAGCAAGCCATTCAATCTAGCAATATGGCGACGCCGGTTGAGCAAAGAGCTATCAATTTACATCCTTATCGTACTAACACCAACCACTACCCCTCAATGGTGCAGCATTCGTCAACTAGTAATGATAATTCGTCAACCAACGTAGCAAGTACTCATGACAAAGAGTCGCTCCTTGACTCCACCGCCCAACAAGAAACCTCTAAAGACACATCAGGTTTACCAGAATTGTTTGGCGGTCAATTACCGCCTCAAGGGTTAGAGCATTATTTGCAGGAACAAGAAAAGCAGCTGATTATCACGGCACTCAAACAAACTGGCTGGAACAAAACCCAAGCAGCCGAATTATTAGGAACCACCTTTCGTTCTTTACGCTACCGTATGAAAAAGCTCGAAATTTCTGAAGATGCGTTCGACTAA
- a CDS encoding S41 family peptidase, with product MQLISFARSFLSKGLSKSVGKASVASTVLQPAILIGVLGCAISINAQAVGVGVKASTNNNPTNGLQLISLNADEIADENDADNLSNIADMLDVADEPDDSIDSVPDESALTDDVDDIDTDIPAEVAQVSLNAISPETLKTFVAVVDLVRRQYVDAVNDEELFSNAMSGMLTKLDSHAEFLDAEAYENLRAFTEGDVGDIGIKVNYQPEAGYWVVTEVIDDSPADRKGIAVGDYLHQVDEFKLDEGRQVNDVEQLLSGIAGTQVDIITSKAGRRKHTTTLQRNNSHPQIIETKLVDGIAIVKLPAFQNNSREKLLEGLINLNAPISGILLDMRDNPGGVLTSAVSMASLFMDDTDVVQVQARQNKSRVLSTQGDAILKPLPLVVLQNRYSASAAEVLASSLQARKRATIIGEVSYGKGSVQSVIPLNDEQAVKLTVANYMTAAGKQIDEIGVEPDVTLSGSENTWEQQALELVKARALDSGIRFVRKNATKE from the coding sequence ATGCAGCTTATTTCTTTTGCACGTTCTTTTTTATCCAAAGGGTTAAGTAAATCAGTAGGGAAAGCATCAGTCGCGTCTACGGTTTTGCAGCCTGCAATTTTAATAGGTGTGCTTGGTTGTGCGATTAGCATAAATGCACAAGCAGTAGGAGTAGGGGTGAAAGCTTCTACAAATAATAATCCTACAAATGGCCTGCAGCTCATCAGTTTAAATGCAGATGAGATAGCGGATGAAAACGACGCTGATAATTTATCGAACATTGCTGATATGTTAGATGTCGCCGATGAGCCAGATGACTCGATAGATAGTGTGCCAGATGAAAGCGCGCTAACGGATGATGTTGATGATATTGATACGGACATTCCAGCAGAGGTCGCACAAGTATCGCTAAATGCTATCTCTCCTGAGACGCTAAAGACATTTGTGGCTGTGGTGGATTTAGTACGTCGTCAATACGTCGATGCGGTCAATGACGAAGAATTATTTAGCAATGCGATGAGCGGTATGCTGACCAAACTTGACAGCCATGCTGAGTTTTTGGACGCAGAAGCTTATGAGAACCTGCGTGCTTTTACTGAGGGTGATGTTGGTGATATTGGTATTAAAGTTAATTACCAGCCAGAGGCAGGATATTGGGTCGTGACAGAGGTTATCGATGATTCACCTGCAGACAGAAAAGGCATCGCAGTTGGTGATTATTTGCATCAAGTTGATGAGTTTAAGCTAGACGAAGGGCGACAGGTCAATGATGTTGAGCAGCTCTTATCGGGTATTGCCGGTACGCAGGTAGATATCATTACTTCTAAAGCTGGTCGCCGTAAGCACACAACGACGTTGCAGCGTAATAATAGTCATCCGCAGATTATCGAGACCAAACTGGTTGATGGCATTGCTATTGTTAAATTACCGGCGTTTCAAAACAACAGCCGTGAGAAATTACTAGAAGGTTTAATTAACCTAAACGCTCCTATATCAGGAATTTTACTAGATATGCGAGATAATCCAGGTGGTGTACTGACATCAGCAGTAAGTATGGCCAGTTTATTTATGGATGATACTGATGTGGTGCAGGTGCAAGCACGTCAAAATAAATCACGGGTACTATCGACTCAAGGTGATGCGATACTTAAACCTTTGCCATTAGTGGTATTACAAAATCGCTATTCAGCATCAGCGGCAGAGGTGCTTGCCAGTAGTTTACAAGCACGAAAACGCGCTACTATTATCGGTGAAGTCAGCTATGGTAAGGGCTCAGTACAATCGGTCATACCGCTAAACGATGAGCAAGCCGTCAAATTGACTGTGGCCAATTATATGACGGCAGCAGGCAAACAAATAGATGAGATCGGCGTAGAACCTGATGTGACTTTATCAGGCAGCGAGAACACGTGGGAACAGCAAGCATTAGAATTAGTAAAAGCGCGCGCGCTTGATTCGGGTATTCGCTTTGTTAGAAAAAATGCTACTAAAGAATAG
- the gpmI gene encoding 2,3-bisphosphoglycerate-independent phosphoglycerate mutase has product MTSTQQASDSIDNNKTQLSNNQDGAQNKKIPHVLMILDGFGHREEDKDNAIAAANMPNLDKIYQQYPHGLISASGEDVGLPDGQFGNSEVGHMNLGAGRVLYQDSTRISSELANREFYKNEALVNAVKAANERGGNVHIMGLLSDGGVHSHQDHIEGMCHSALVHGAKNVFIHCFLDGRDTPPKSADKYINRLRDYIDKLNAHYEGGRVQIASIIGRYYAMDRDNRWDRVQKAYELITEGKADRLSTRADGAVQAAYKARETDEFVSPTTVIGRDEVPYTVNDNDALIFMNFRADRARELAQAFVLPDHEFSGFARQKQPKLAAFVMLTKYSDVLADNPKTSIAYYPTSLANTLGEYLQDQGKTQLRIAETEKYAHVTFFFSGGREEEYQGETRILVPSPDVATYDLQPEMSAPEVTDKLVEAIESGKYDVLVVNYANGDMVGHTGIFDAAVKAVEALDVCVGRIESAVRAAGGDMLITADHGNCEQMQDYESGQVHTQHTTEHVPLIYVGEQKLQVRRGGKLSDVAPTILSLMNVDAPAEMTGESLLVPAV; this is encoded by the coding sequence ATGACCAGTACCCAACAAGCATCAGACTCTATTGATAATAACAAAACACAGCTTAGCAATAACCAAGACGGTGCACAGAATAAAAAAATACCGCATGTCTTGATGATATTGGACGGCTTTGGTCATCGTGAAGAAGATAAAGATAACGCCATCGCTGCTGCCAATATGCCAAATTTAGACAAGATTTATCAGCAATATCCTCATGGCCTGATTTCTGCCTCAGGGGAAGATGTTGGTTTGCCAGATGGTCAGTTTGGTAATTCAGAAGTCGGTCACATGAACTTAGGGGCGGGGCGTGTTCTTTATCAGGACTCAACACGTATCTCAAGTGAACTTGCCAATCGTGAATTTTATAAGAACGAAGCATTGGTCAATGCCGTAAAAGCGGCCAATGAGCGTGGCGGTAACGTCCATATTATGGGCTTGCTTTCTGATGGCGGTGTTCACTCTCATCAAGACCATATCGAAGGTATGTGTCATTCAGCATTGGTCCATGGTGCCAAGAATGTCTTTATTCATTGTTTCTTAGATGGCCGTGATACCCCGCCTAAATCTGCTGATAAGTACATCAATCGTCTGCGCGACTATATTGATAAATTGAATGCTCACTACGAAGGTGGTCGCGTACAGATTGCAAGTATCATTGGACGCTACTATGCAATGGATCGCGACAATCGTTGGGATAGAGTGCAAAAAGCCTATGAGCTGATTACTGAAGGCAAAGCTGATCGTCTATCGACACGGGCAGATGGCGCTGTTCAAGCTGCTTATAAAGCGCGTGAGACCGATGAATTTGTCAGTCCAACGACCGTAATTGGACGTGATGAAGTGCCATATACTGTTAATGATAACGACGCACTTATTTTTATGAATTTCCGTGCTGACCGTGCTCGTGAGCTTGCCCAAGCGTTTGTCTTGCCAGACCATGAGTTTTCTGGGTTTGCGCGTCAAAAACAGCCAAAACTGGCGGCATTTGTGATGCTAACTAAGTATTCAGATGTCCTAGCTGACAATCCAAAAACCAGCATTGCTTACTACCCAACGTCTTTGGCCAATACATTGGGAGAGTACTTGCAGGATCAAGGAAAAACTCAACTACGTATCGCTGAAACTGAAAAATATGCGCATGTGACGTTTTTCTTTAGTGGTGGCCGCGAAGAAGAGTATCAGGGTGAAACCCGTATATTAGTGCCATCTCCAGACGTTGCAACTTATGATCTACAGCCTGAGATGAGTGCGCCTGAAGTCACTGATAAATTAGTAGAAGCGATTGAGTCTGGTAAGTATGATGTATTGGTGGTCAATTATGCCAATGGTGATATGGTTGGGCACACAGGTATCTTTGATGCAGCAGTAAAAGCGGTAGAGGCTTTAGATGTATGCGTTGGCCGTATCGAGTCAGCAGTCCGAGCTGCTGGTGGTGATATGCTTATCACAGCCGATCATGGTAACTGCGAGCAGATGCAAGACTACGAAAGTGGTCAAGTACATACACAGCATACGACAGAGCATGTGCCATTAATTTATGTAGGTGAGCAAAAGTTGCAAGTACGCCGTGGTGGTAAACTTAGTGATGTGGCACCGACTATTTTATCACTGATGAATGTTGACGCCCCTGCCGAAATGACAGGTGAGAGCTTATTGGTTCCAGCAGTCTAG
- a CDS encoding FxsA family protein, producing MGQIVGIAIVWFIIEMLLWYLLAQFMSGWWVFMWFIIAAVIGISLMRKGMAALNPMAQQMKAGGMMNPAMRPPETTMIKSIAMAAAGILLLIPGVLSDLMALLVVLPPVQKKLKDLANNYVMNNQQKMMEMMAKQMGGQMGGGQNPFGGAGGMGGQNPFGGAGGMNGQNPFGQQQQNPFGDVFKQHTTVDGTAKNIPKDVKKITKSANDE from the coding sequence ATGGGTCAGATAGTTGGTATAGCCATCGTTTGGTTTATTATCGAGATGCTACTGTGGTATTTGCTTGCTCAATTTATGAGCGGCTGGTGGGTGTTTATGTGGTTTATTATCGCCGCGGTTATCGGTATCTCCTTGATGCGCAAAGGTATGGCTGCCCTTAATCCAATGGCACAGCAAATGAAAGCTGGTGGCATGATGAACCCTGCGATGCGTCCGCCAGAGACCACGATGATTAAGAGTATAGCGATGGCAGCTGCAGGTATTTTATTGCTTATTCCTGGGGTACTTAGTGATTTAATGGCGCTATTGGTAGTATTGCCACCTGTGCAGAAAAAGCTAAAAGACTTGGCTAATAATTACGTCATGAATAACCAGCAAAAAATGATGGAAATGATGGCGAAGCAGATGGGTGGTCAAATGGGCGGCGGACAAAATCCATTTGGCGGGGCTGGTGGCATGGGCGGTCAAAACCCGTTCGGTGGCGCAGGTGGCATGAATGGCCAGAATCCATTTGGTCAACAGCAGCAAAACCCATTTGGTGATGTGTTTAAACAGCATACTACGGTTGATGGTACTGCCAAAAACATCCCTAAAGATGTAAAAAAGATTACTAAATCTGCTAATGACGAATAA
- the ruvC gene encoding crossover junction endodeoxyribonuclease RuvC, whose product MAIIIGIDPGSRMTGYGIVQQTGDKLTYIDAGTIRTDTKEMPERLKRIFNGLTRITQHHLKYADEPIYTAIEQVFMAENPDSALKLGQARGAAIAAMVALDLEVSEYTARQIKQAVCGYGAAAKEQVQEMVCRILALEVVPQQDAADGLACAICHAHSSHSMNKLILNSAMRGRGASKKKGRWRLTEEDLGNLR is encoded by the coding sequence ATGGCAATTATTATAGGCATTGATCCAGGGTCACGCATGACTGGTTATGGGATAGTACAGCAGACAGGTGACAAGCTGACCTATATCGATGCAGGGACGATTCGCACAGATACCAAAGAGATGCCTGAACGCCTCAAGCGTATCTTTAATGGACTAACCCGTATCACACAGCATCATTTAAAATATGCTGACGAGCCTATCTATACAGCGATTGAGCAAGTATTTATGGCAGAAAACCCTGACTCCGCACTTAAGCTCGGGCAAGCAAGAGGTGCAGCGATTGCAGCAATGGTTGCACTAGATTTAGAAGTGTCAGAATATACGGCTCGGCAAATCAAACAAGCCGTCTGTGGCTACGGAGCGGCGGCCAAAGAACAAGTACAGGAGATGGTCTGCCGGATATTAGCGTTAGAAGTCGTACCGCAACAAGATGCTGCCGATGGACTTGCCTGCGCAATTTGTCATGCTCACTCAAGCCATTCAATGAATAAGTTAATATTGAATAGCGCTATGCGTGGTCGCGGTGCTTCTAAGAAAAAAGGTCGTTGGCGTTTGACTGAAGAAGATTTGGGTAACTTGCGTTAA